The sequence GCCAGCACGCTATGCGACAATCCTGCAGCCGCGCCTTCGACCTGCCTGCTGGCATATTGAAAGACGGAGCCGGGAAGATACTTGGCCAGCACTCCGCGCCCGTAAAGGGCATCGACCTGACGGGGCCGCATCTGTTCAGTCGCCGCAGCAAGAACCAACCAGGCGTTGCTCAGCAGCTTGTCGGACAAGGCAAACAGGCAGGGCGCTGCCGCCAGGGCGCCCGCAAGTGGCCACGATGCCTGCGCGGCCAGTTGGCCGGGATCCAGTGCGGCAATCCGGTGCCCGATAAAACCGGCGCAGGCGGTCACGACAAGCGCGCCGCCCCACCGGGCAGCGCGCTTGCGAAACTTGGTATTATCAGGACCGGCAGAGGGATACTGCCGCTTGACCTCAGCCATGCAGGATGCTGGTAAAATCGGGATAAGGCACGCAGTAGGAGCGGCCAAAATGGCGGTCTTCCTTCAACCCGCATGCCTTTATGGCACTGCGATAGCGGCGACGCCCTGTGTCGTCGAACAGAACAAGACCGCCGGTCTTCAGGAATGGCAAGGCCTGAGCGAGACACGCGTTGCGGTCACGCCCATCTACCACGATCAAATCGAACTGGCCGCCTGCTTCGGCGATTGCGCTGACATACCCCGGACCGGAAAGGTCGCGGTGCCAGAGCCGCACGTTGGCGCGATCGGCAATAAGCTCTCCAAGGCGCGCGTGCCAGCCGGCGTGATGCTCGACGCTGATGACTTCACGTGCGCGGCGCGAAAGCCATGCGGTGCTGGCGCCTGATCCGTATTCAAAGACGCGCGCGTCGGGACGGGCGGCCAGAAACGCGTCGATTTCGCGCGTCGCAGCGACATTCCACCACGGGCAATCAAGCGGGATCATGCGCTCCGGCTGATGAATGGCCAGAAGCGAGGCCAGCCAGCGGCGACCACCCCAAGGGTCGGACTTCACAGCCGCTTGCCAGAAACCCTCAAGCAACGGCAACTCGGCTATAGCCTGCGCTGACGCTGAATAGACCTGTTTGGCAGCTTGCATGAATTTACCCCCGTCACATTCGCCTGTCCAATCGAATACCCAGGGCGCGTTAAGATAGCACTAACGATGTTTCGCAACATATCCGGCACCATGGTGACAGCGTGATCGTCGTTAGCAAATCTTCAAAGTTTCGCAGGTAATTACCAAGGCAACACACGGATCATCGCCCGAAAAGGCGAATGCATGGTCTTGAACCGGACGGGAATTGTAGATGAGTGCTTTCGGGCGAAAGAACGGGATCGCTGGGACGTCTGGCAGCGCACGGTCGTCATTCGGCATCGCACGTCCCATGAAGGGTGGTGAACAGAGCGCCCCGTCCACGCCGCAAAACTCGGTTCCCATGCCGATGCCCATGGGTGGCGATCAGTTCCCGCCCCTCCCCGATCTCGATCAGGTCGATAGCCCGGTAAACGCAGCATCGCTCAAGGCCGATGCGCTGACCCGTCTGGCCGACCGCGCCAACGGCGTGAACGAGGGCAACTATCAGGCCGAAGGCTTCGAGGCCTCGGTTCACAAGATCAAGGAACAGGTGCTGCCGCGTCTGCTGGAACGCGTCGATCCCGAAGCTGCGGCCACGCTGACCAAGGAAGAGTTGTCGGAAGAGTTCCGTCCGATCATCCTTGAAGTGCTGGCCGAACTGAAGGTCACGCTAAACCGCCGCGAACAGTTCGCGCTGGAAAAGGTGCTGATCGACGAACTGCTCGGTTTCGGTCCGCTCGAAGAACTGCTCAACGATCCTGACATCTCGGATATCATGGTCAACGGACCGGAGCAGACTTATATCGAAAAGAAGGGCAAGCTCGTGCTCGCCCCGATCCGTTTCCGTGACGAAAGCCACCTGTTCCAGATCGCCCAGCGCATCGTCAACCAGGTCGGCCGCCGCGTCGACCAGACCACGCCGCTGGCCGATGCCCGCCTGAAAGACGGCAGCCGCGTCAACGTGATCGTACCGCCGCTCAGCTTGCGCGGCACCGCGATCTCGATTCGTAAGTTTTCCGAAAAGCCGATCACCATCGACATGCTGCGCGATTTCGGCTCGATGTCGGACAAGATGGCGACCTGCCTAAAGATCGCCGGTGCTTGCCGCATGAACGTGGTCATCTCGGGCGGCACCGGTTCGGGCAAGACGACCATGCTCAACGCGCTGTCGAAGATGATCGATCCGGGCGAGCGCGTGCTGACCATCGAAGACGCCGCCGAACTTCGCCTGCAGCAGCCGCACTGGCTGCCGCTCGAAACACGCCCGCCGAACCTCGAAGGTCAAGGCGCGATCACCATCGGTGACCTTGTAAAGAACGCCCTGCGTATGCGTCCCGACCGCATCATCCTGGGCGAAATCCGTGGCGCAGAATGCTTCGATCTGCTCGCGGCAATGAACACCGGCCATGATGGCTCGATGTGCACACTTCACGCCAACTCCCCGCGCGAATGCCTTGGGCGTATGGAAAACATGATCCTGATGGGGGACATCAAGATCCCCAAGGAAGCCATCTCGCGCCAGATCGCGGAATCGGTCGACCTCATCGTGCAGGTCAAGCGCCTGCGCGACGGTTCACGCCGCACGACCAATGTCACCGAGGTGATCGGCATGGAAGGCGACGTTATCGTGACGCAGGAACTGTTCAAGTTCGAGTATCTCGACGAAACCGACGAAGGCAAGATCATCGGCGAGTTCCGCTCGTCGGGCCTGCGTCCTTATACCTTGGAAAAAGCGCGCCAGTTCGGTTTCGATCAGGCTTATCTGGAAGCCTGCCTCTAGGGTCAGGACCTATTACCTGCGCCTTCGAGGTTTGAAGCAAAATGGCCTGATGCAAGGCGGATGGGCGCAGGAATAGCCATTCTATTTCAAGCCCATCCAACGCAGCAGCTGGCCATTTTGGTCAAATCCCTGCGGGACGCCGGAATGGCTTCAATCCCGGCCAGATACTCGCTTGGAAAGGCAACCAGCCTTCCCGGCGCGAGTATCCGCCCGATATGTTCGCCATTCCGACGCCTCGAAGGCGCAGGTAATAAGTCCTGACCCTAAGCAGCAAACCACTCCCTCGCCGCCAGTCCGACAAGCAGGACGGCGGTGAGGAAAGCGATCAGATAGATCACTGTCCAGGGCATGAAGCCCACCGCATCAAGATTGGTGCGGTGCAGGCGCCGTCGGTCGGCCCAGACGGCGATCAGTGCGATGGTAAGGGCTAGCGCACCTGCGGCGGCGTGAAACTCCCAGATGCGCGCGAACCAGTCTTCCATGGCGGGCCACATGGGTAGTTAGGGACTTGATCGCAAGGGGCCATGGCGTATGGGCGTTCCATGCCCTCGCATGACCGCCCGATGTTCGCGCTTGCGTTGCGCCTTCTTGCCACAGTGATGTTTTCCGTCATGCTGCTGCTGGTCAAGCTGACCGGCGAGCGGGGGATCGCGCTGCCAGAAACGCTGTTTTGGCGACAGTTCCTTCCCGCCATCGCCATCTTTGGATGGCTGTTGGCACGCGGTCAGTTGCACCGCCTGAAAACGCAGCGTCCCTGGATTCATGCGCGGCGGGCGTTGATCGGCGGCACTGGCATGTTCCTGACGCTTGGCGTGGTCCGCGTCCTGCCGTTGGCTGAGGCGACCGTGTTGGTTTACCGCACCGATGTTCGCGGTGATCCTTTCGGCGCTGCTGCTCAAGGAAAAGGTCGGCGCTTGGCGCTGGTCGGCAGTGACGATCGGATTGCTTGGCGTATTGATCATTGCAGGGCCAGACACCGGCAACTTGCCCTTGGTCGGCGTCGCCATCGGGATCGGCGCTGCCTTCATGGTCGCGCTTGTCACGGTTCAGGTCAGGGATCTTGGGCGGACCGA is a genomic window of Novosphingobium sp. MMS21-SN21R containing:
- a CDS encoding class I SAM-dependent methyltransferase → MQAAKQVYSASAQAIAELPLLEGFWQAAVKSDPWGGRRWLASLLAIHQPERMIPLDCPWWNVAATREIDAFLAARPDARVFEYGSGASTAWLSRRAREVISVEHHAGWHARLGELIADRANVRLWHRDLSGPGYVSAIAEAGGQFDLIVVDGRDRNACLAQALPFLKTGGLVLFDDTGRRRYRSAIKACGLKEDRHFGRSYCVPYPDFTSILHG
- a CDS encoding CpaF family protein, yielding MSAFGRKNGIAGTSGSARSSFGIARPMKGGEQSAPSTPQNSVPMPMPMGGDQFPPLPDLDQVDSPVNAASLKADALTRLADRANGVNEGNYQAEGFEASVHKIKEQVLPRLLERVDPEAAATLTKEELSEEFRPIILEVLAELKVTLNRREQFALEKVLIDELLGFGPLEELLNDPDISDIMVNGPEQTYIEKKGKLVLAPIRFRDESHLFQIAQRIVNQVGRRVDQTTPLADARLKDGSRVNVIVPPLSLRGTAISIRKFSEKPITIDMLRDFGSMSDKMATCLKIAGACRMNVVISGGTGSGKTTMLNALSKMIDPGERVLTIEDAAELRLQQPHWLPLETRPPNLEGQGAITIGDLVKNALRMRPDRIILGEIRGAECFDLLAAMNTGHDGSMCTLHANSPRECLGRMENMILMGDIKIPKEAISRQIAESVDLIVQVKRLRDGSRRTTNVTEVIGMEGDVIVTQELFKFEYLDETDEGKIIGEFRSSGLRPYTLEKARQFGFDQAYLEACL